The Terriglobia bacterium genome window below encodes:
- a CDS encoding type III pantothenate kinase: MLLVIDAGNTNTCLGVFKERELFAQWRLSTHREQTADEYGILSRNLLTLGGIQPGEIKAVMVSSVVPTLNPVIQEMAERYFHVKPYFLGPGVRTGMAIHYDNPLEVGADRIANAVAAFEKCGGPCIVVDFGTAITFDAVSEKGEYLGGVIAPGIGISAEALFARAARLPRVEIREPERVIGANTVSSMQSGLFYGSVGLVDGVLDRMCAVMGAKTRVIATGGQAELLASALKHKPPVDPFLTLEGLRIIYERNASSAHRK; the protein is encoded by the coding sequence ATGCTTCTCGTCATTGATGCTGGCAACACGAATACATGTCTAGGGGTTTTCAAAGAGCGCGAGCTGTTCGCCCAGTGGCGCCTTTCCACCCATCGTGAGCAGACGGCCGACGAATACGGCATCCTCAGCCGGAACCTTCTCACGCTGGGCGGCATCCAGCCTGGCGAGATCAAAGCCGTGATGGTGTCGAGCGTGGTCCCCACGCTCAATCCGGTGATTCAGGAGATGGCTGAGCGGTACTTTCACGTCAAGCCGTATTTTCTGGGCCCAGGGGTACGTACCGGAATGGCCATCCACTATGACAACCCGCTGGAGGTGGGGGCCGACCGCATTGCCAACGCCGTTGCGGCATTTGAAAAATGCGGTGGTCCGTGTATCGTGGTGGATTTCGGCACAGCCATCACTTTCGATGCCGTCTCGGAAAAGGGCGAATATCTGGGCGGGGTGATCGCGCCGGGAATCGGTATTTCAGCCGAAGCACTGTTTGCACGCGCCGCCCGCCTGCCGCGCGTCGAGATTCGCGAGCCCGAACGCGTTATCGGCGCCAACACGGTCTCCAGCATGCAGTCGGGACTCTTCTACGGGTCCGTGGGCCTTGTGGACGGGGTGCTTGACCGCATGTGCGCTGTGATGGGCGCCAAAACGCGCGTGATTGCCACGGGAGGCCAGGCCGAATTGCTGGCTTCTGCCTTGAAACACAAGCCTCCGGTGGACCCGTTCCTGACGCTCGAAGGGCTTCGGATCATCTACGAACGAAATGCTTCATCCGCTCATCGCAAATAA
- a CDS encoding class I SAM-dependent RNA methyltransferase, translating into MSFEFSPQKLVYGGEALGHAEGRTVLVPRALPGERLEVETVRVAKGVIHARPLRILESAAERVSPPCPYFGRCGGCHYQHLAVEHQVRWKSEIVRETLKRIGKITWDGDIIVHQAGPWNYRNQAQLKVGENESGEVEVGFFEGESHRLVPIDECLILSPRLNQVLGQLRRPEWATRLRGCREVELQVNDQDNHVRITFHGNPEAGDHESLAKDLIGEFDGVVAVAFLDGREPQVFGPSDFIYHVGEFGYQVSAGAFFQPSRNLLPELVNAVTDVPGGELAIDLYAGGGLFTLPLARRFRQVIGVESHPAAASDLKANAANYGLENVRAVGQPAADFLRRFAQTRPGLVVLDPPRCGAGKSTLKYLVDLQPQRVHYVACHPPTWARDLSCLLSMGYRLEGVEMFDCFPHTYHIECLARLVCQDPVA; encoded by the coding sequence GTGTCATTTGAATTTTCCCCGCAAAAGCTGGTGTATGGCGGCGAGGCCCTTGGCCACGCGGAAGGGCGCACCGTGCTTGTGCCGCGCGCGCTGCCAGGCGAGCGGCTGGAAGTGGAAACCGTGCGCGTCGCCAAAGGCGTTATCCACGCCAGACCCTTGCGCATCCTCGAGAGTGCTGCCGAGCGCGTCAGTCCTCCCTGCCCGTATTTTGGCCGATGCGGCGGGTGTCATTATCAGCATCTTGCGGTTGAACACCAGGTGCGGTGGAAATCGGAGATTGTGCGCGAGACCCTGAAGCGAATCGGAAAAATCACATGGGACGGAGACATCATCGTCCATCAGGCGGGTCCCTGGAATTATCGAAATCAGGCCCAACTGAAGGTGGGCGAAAACGAATCCGGCGAAGTTGAAGTGGGATTTTTCGAGGGCGAGTCGCACCGGCTTGTGCCGATTGACGAATGCCTGATCCTCTCGCCGCGCCTGAACCAGGTGCTGGGCCAGCTTCGCCGGCCGGAGTGGGCTACGAGGCTGCGAGGCTGCCGGGAAGTTGAGCTGCAAGTCAACGATCAGGACAATCATGTCCGCATCACCTTCCACGGAAACCCCGAGGCAGGCGATCATGAATCGCTGGCGAAGGACCTGATCGGGGAATTTGACGGCGTTGTGGCCGTGGCCTTTCTTGACGGGAGAGAGCCGCAAGTGTTCGGGCCATCTGACTTCATTTACCACGTGGGCGAGTTCGGATATCAGGTCAGCGCCGGCGCTTTCTTTCAGCCTTCCAGAAACCTGCTTCCGGAACTGGTGAACGCTGTGACGGATGTGCCTGGCGGAGAACTGGCGATTGATCTTTACGCGGGCGGAGGCTTGTTTACGCTTCCGCTTGCCCGGCGGTTCCGGCAGGTGATCGGCGTGGAGTCGCATCCTGCGGCGGCGAGCGACCTCAAAGCGAATGCGGCAAACTACGGGTTGGAAAACGTTCGCGCGGTGGGGCAGCCGGCGGCAGATTTCCTTCGGCGGTTTGCGCAGACCCGGCCCGGCCTTGTGGTGCTTGACCCGCCCCGCTGCGGCGCCGGAAAATCCACTCTGAAATATCTGGTTGATTTGCAGCCGCAACGTGTTCATTATGTTGCGTGTCATCCGCCCACCTGGGCGCGTGACTTGTCTTGCTTGCTCAGCATGGGTTATCGGCTGGAAGGGGTTGAAATGTTCGACTGCTTCCCGCACACCTATCACATCGAGTGCCTGGCGCGTCTGGTTTGTCAGGACCCTGTGGCCTGA
- a CDS encoding ComEC/Rec2 family competence protein: MKSPLLIVAVCFALGILAARALAPGFDDIWLPLAAASACLLIGLVSLRQDWIPLSVCMALAGFVLAGMAAGAAFQYRFLPNDIHNLAGWGADLNKEVETEGVIASNPIRGDNSYRFELECRRVEISGEWRRVRGKIQARLFTPADAQSWATVEAMDLRYGDLVRAPVRFEKPYVYRNPGSFDFRWWLEAVEDISWEGNIRNPRAVQKLSAAQASRFAMLVANVRRRLLRGIDRLYPSWSPEGRVGAVLKAVLLGDRSSLDSDTVENFRQSGLYHLLVIAGLHVGLLASIILFFLYRFRVGESWRAACLLIFLGGYSLLVEQRAPTLRATLMIAAYVLARYVYRDRSALNAVGLAALVLLFHRPAWLFEAGFELSFSAALLIAGLALPILQRTTVPYRNALFGLKELDRDINLAPRHARFRVELRMMIGWLKAQSSWLERHPALCENAVTMPLRIALWAADLVLFSAVLQVGLMMPMAETFHRITIVGIGLNTIAFPLMTVLLALALPTVALAATLPALAVLPGKLLFWITSGLLALTEFRGAPLWMSYRIPGPPFWVVLGFALAAIASALTLGRRRRPFFVSVCLFITFAGLVVSYPFASNLPKDQLEVTALDCGRGEALFSVLPDGTTLLVDAGGREQFGSEAGRWNPGEEIVSPYLWSRGIKKIDIAVLGEGSDENIQAMTAILHNFKVRELWRSPRNSGPDTRSLVDAARERGVQIRDLAPDTGEDPGTTAIQVLWPRAVSGSSLLPFRDRAPVLRVAGPAGSFLLQGATDGRVGRILAESVNDLSSDVLESSRPLSEIFSQKKFVELVKPAVVLQAGGRNQDRLARGVLHIGAHGSVDVPVLTTAREGAITIDMKKSTLTVRCYGTAREFHWPRPKGRAADFSGL, encoded by the coding sequence ATGAAGAGTCCGTTGCTGATCGTGGCGGTTTGCTTTGCGCTCGGCATCCTGGCCGCGCGCGCGCTGGCCCCCGGCTTTGATGACATCTGGCTGCCGCTTGCCGCCGCTTCCGCCTGCCTTCTGATTGGCCTTGTATCTCTTCGCCAGGACTGGATTCCACTCTCCGTCTGCATGGCGCTCGCGGGTTTTGTGCTGGCGGGCATGGCGGCCGGCGCCGCGTTTCAATACCGGTTTTTGCCCAACGACATTCACAACCTCGCCGGCTGGGGCGCGGACCTCAACAAGGAAGTGGAAACGGAGGGCGTGATTGCCAGCAACCCGATTCGCGGCGATAACAGTTACAGGTTTGAGCTGGAATGCCGGAGGGTCGAAATCAGCGGCGAGTGGCGGCGGGTGCGGGGAAAAATCCAGGCCCGGTTGTTCACACCCGCCGATGCGCAAAGCTGGGCGACGGTCGAAGCGATGGATCTGCGATACGGCGACCTGGTCCGGGCGCCCGTCCGGTTTGAAAAGCCCTACGTTTACCGCAACCCCGGGAGCTTTGATTTCCGCTGGTGGCTGGAAGCGGTCGAAGACATTTCATGGGAAGGCAACATCAGGAATCCGCGCGCCGTGCAGAAACTTTCCGCAGCACAGGCGTCTCGTTTTGCCATGCTGGTCGCGAATGTCCGGCGGCGCCTGCTGCGAGGGATTGACCGCCTGTACCCATCGTGGTCGCCTGAGGGGCGCGTGGGCGCGGTGCTGAAAGCTGTACTTCTGGGTGACCGATCATCGCTCGATTCCGATACCGTGGAGAATTTCAGGCAGTCGGGGTTATATCACTTGCTGGTGATTGCCGGACTCCATGTGGGCCTGCTGGCGTCTATCATTCTCTTCTTTCTTTACCGTTTTCGAGTGGGAGAATCCTGGAGGGCGGCATGCCTCCTCATTTTTCTGGGAGGTTATTCACTGCTGGTCGAACAGCGTGCTCCCACGCTGCGTGCAACCTTGATGATCGCGGCTTACGTGCTGGCCCGCTATGTTTATCGTGACCGGTCGGCATTGAACGCGGTCGGACTTGCGGCGTTGGTCTTGCTGTTTCACCGGCCCGCATGGCTTTTTGAGGCAGGATTCGAGCTTTCTTTCTCCGCTGCACTGCTGATTGCCGGGCTGGCGCTTCCCATCCTTCAGCGCACGACGGTCCCTTACCGAAACGCACTGTTTGGGCTGAAAGAATTGGACCGTGACATCAATTTAGCGCCGCGCCATGCTCGGTTTCGGGTGGAGCTTCGCATGATGATCGGCTGGCTCAAAGCGCAATCGTCATGGCTCGAGAGGCATCCGGCGCTTTGCGAGAACGCTGTCACCATGCCGCTCCGGATTGCTCTGTGGGCGGCAGACCTGGTGTTGTTTTCGGCGGTCCTTCAGGTGGGGCTCATGATGCCCATGGCGGAGACTTTCCATCGAATCACCATTGTTGGAATCGGCCTGAACACGATTGCATTTCCGCTGATGACTGTGCTGCTGGCGCTGGCGTTGCCCACGGTGGCGCTTGCCGCGACACTGCCGGCGCTGGCCGTGCTGCCAGGGAAGCTGCTTTTCTGGATCACGAGCGGCCTGCTGGCCCTCACCGAATTTCGCGGCGCACCCCTGTGGATGTCTTACCGGATTCCGGGACCGCCTTTCTGGGTTGTCCTGGGCTTTGCGCTTGCGGCAATCGCCTCCGCACTGACATTGGGCCGACGCCGGCGTCCTTTCTTCGTCTCCGTCTGCCTGTTCATAACCTTTGCCGGGCTGGTGGTTTCGTATCCGTTTGCTTCGAACCTGCCGAAAGATCAGCTTGAGGTGACGGCCCTTGATTGCGGACGAGGTGAAGCGCTTTTCAGCGTGCTTCCTGACGGGACCACGCTCCTGGTAGATGCCGGAGGCCGGGAGCAGTTTGGTTCGGAGGCCGGGCGCTGGAACCCGGGCGAAGAGATTGTTTCTCCCTACCTTTGGTCGCGCGGCATTAAGAAAATCGACATCGCAGTCCTTGGCGAAGGGAGCGATGAAAACATCCAGGCCATGACGGCAATCCTCCACAATTTCAAGGTCCGTGAACTGTGGCGCAGCCCTCGCAATTCTGGTCCGGACACTCGCTCTCTGGTTGACGCCGCGCGTGAACGGGGCGTTCAGATTCGGGACCTGGCGCCGGATACCGGCGAGGACCCCGGCACAACAGCAATTCAGGTCCTATGGCCCCGCGCTGTTTCGGGCAGCTCGCTGTTGCCCTTCCGCGACAGGGCGCCCGTGCTGCGCGTTGCGGGGCCGGCCGGAAGCTTTCTCTTGCAGGGCGCGACGGACGGACGGGTGGGACGGATTCTGGCAGAATCGGTGAACGACCTTTCCAGCGACGTACTGGAATCTTCACGGCCGCTGTCAGAAATCTTCTCTCAAAAGAAATTTGTGGAGCTGGTGAAACCTGCGGTTGTGTTGCAAGCCGGTGGTCGTAATCAGGACCGGCTGGCGAGAGGGGTCTTGCACATTGGCGCTCACGGCTCGGTTGACGTGCCTGTGCTCACAACGGCCAGGGAGGGGGCCATTACAATTGACATGAAGAAGTCAACTCTCACCGTCCGATGCTACGGCACTGCCAGGGAATTCCACTGGCCGCGTCCGAAGGGCCGTGCGGCGGACTTTTCCGGCCTATAA
- a CDS encoding DUF3108 domain-containing protein — translation MTRFQPRIALALFLALVAFDSSAQPVEKKPQAYGPGEKLTFDVSWSVFPAGKVTATLSREKNGDDFYRVTTTADSQGFASLLYKVQDKFQSVFNPETVCSIEISKQINEGSRHKITKITFDSKRGLAILDERDAGGGDRPQKHEEHQIPPCAQDIITAFYYVRSQPLHVGQNIKLAINDGSKTKVVVAAVTGRKKIQTPLGDREALRVEPSVFGNLYENRKGKIVIWFSDDEYHFPLRIRASLKVGAITGTLTSISPAPPGYAPADKAENGQNAK, via the coding sequence ATGACACGCTTTCAGCCCCGCATTGCGCTTGCTCTCTTCCTCGCCCTGGTTGCGTTCGACAGCAGCGCGCAGCCTGTCGAAAAAAAGCCCCAGGCTTACGGCCCCGGTGAAAAATTGACCTTCGACGTAAGCTGGTCCGTCTTTCCCGCCGGAAAAGTCACGGCCACTCTCAGCCGCGAAAAAAACGGCGACGATTTCTACAGGGTCACGACCACCGCCGATTCGCAGGGATTCGCCTCGCTCCTGTACAAGGTCCAGGACAAATTTCAGTCCGTGTTTAATCCGGAAACGGTCTGTTCCATCGAGATCTCCAAACAGATCAACGAAGGCAGCCGTCACAAAATTACCAAGATCACGTTCGACAGCAAACGCGGGCTGGCAATTCTGGATGAACGCGATGCGGGAGGCGGGGACAGACCTCAAAAGCACGAAGAGCACCAGATTCCGCCCTGCGCCCAGGACATCATTACGGCCTTCTACTATGTTCGCAGCCAGCCTCTGCACGTGGGCCAGAACATCAAACTGGCTATCAACGACGGCTCAAAAACGAAGGTCGTGGTGGCGGCAGTAACGGGACGGAAGAAAATCCAGACTCCTCTGGGGGACCGTGAAGCCTTGCGCGTGGAACCTTCCGTTTTCGGAAATCTCTACGAGAACAGGAAGGGAAAGATTGTGATTTGGTTCAGTGACGACGAGTATCACTTTCCCCTGCGAATCAGGGCTTCGCTCAAAGTCGGCGCCATTACAGGGACGCTGACTTCCATTTCACCAGCGCCTCCCGGCTACGCCCCTGCCGACAAAGCTGAGAACGGCCAAAACGCAAAATGA